One region of Culex pipiens pallens isolate TS chromosome 2, TS_CPP_V2, whole genome shotgun sequence genomic DNA includes:
- the LOC120419652 gene encoding adult cuticle protein 1-like: MKCIAAVVLVALAVAEASYVPYTHQGYAVAPAVTYAGHYGGPTVVQSNDYHHGWAAAPIVSAYNNHWNVPAAVTYNSGHYYDNYHGHSALIAAPVQHSATYVAANRGAVHKAPLVGHAVNQKSLNLAPAPGTW, encoded by the exons ATGAAG TGCATCGCAGCAGTTGTCCTGGTGGCCCTTGCCGTCGCCGAAGCTTCCTACGTCCCGTACACCCACCAGGGATACGCCGTGGCTCCAGCAGTGACCTACGCCGGTCATTACGGTGGACCAACTGTTGTTCAGTCCAACGACTACCACCACGGATGGGCTGCGGCTCCAATTGTCTCGGCCTACAACAACCACTGGAATGTCCCCGCGGCCGTGACCTACAACTCTGGCCATTACTACGATAACTACCATGGACATTCCGCCTTGATCGCTGCCCCAGTTCAGCACTCGGCCACGTACGTCGCTGCCAACCGTGGAGCTGTCCACAAGGCCCCACTCGTCGGACATGCCGTCAACCAGAAGTCGCTGAACCTGGCCCCGGCTCCGGGAACCTGGTAA
- the LOC120419681 gene encoding adult cuticle protein 1-like: MKCIAAVVLVALAVAEASYIPYAHQGYAVAPAVTYASHYGGPTVVQSNDPHSWAYASAVHNAYQSPIVSAYNNHWNAPAAVTYNSGHYYDNYHHGHSAAVITAPVQHSATYVAANRGAVHKAPLAGHAVNQKSLNLAPAPGTW; encoded by the exons ATGAAG TGCATCGCAGCTGTTGTCCTGGTGGCCCTTGCCGTCGCCGAAGCTTCCTACATCCCGTACGCTCACCAGGGATACGCCGTAGCCCCGGCAGTGACCTACGCCAGCCATTACGGTGGACCAACCGTCGTCCAGTCCAACGACCCTCACAGCTGGGCCTATGCATCGGCCGTCCACAATGCCTACCAATCCCCAATTGTCTCGGCCTACAACAACCACTGGAACGCCCCAGCTGCCGTGACCTACAACTCTGGCCACTACTACGATAACTACCATCATGGACACTCCGCTGCCGTGATCACTGCCCCAGTTCAGCACTCGGCCACGTACGTCGCCGCCAACCGTGGAGCTGTCCACAAGGCCCCACTCGCCGGACATGCCGTCAACCAGAAGTCGCTGAACCTGGCCCCGGCTCCGGGAACCTGGTAA
- the LOC120419653 gene encoding adult cuticle protein 1-like — MKCIAAVVLVALAVAEASYIPYAHQGYAVAPAVTYAGHYGGPTVVQSNDPHSWAYASAVHNAYQAPIVSAYNNHWNVPAAVTYNSGHYYDNYHGHSAVIAAPVQHSATYVAANRGAVHKAPLAGHAVNQKSLNLAPAPGTL, encoded by the exons ATGAAG TGCATCGCAGCTGTTGTCCTGGTGGCCCTTGCCGTCGCCGAAGCTTCCTACATCCCGTACGCCCACCAGGGATACGCCGTTGCCCCAGCAGTGACCTACGCCGGCCATTACGGTGGACCAACCGTCGTCCAGTCCAACGACCCTCACAGCTGGGCCTACGCCTCGGCCGTCCACAATGCCTACCAAGCCCCAATTGTCTCGGCCTACAACAACCACTGGAACGTCCCGGCGGCCGTGACCTACAACTCTGGCCACTACTACGATAACTACCATGGACATTCCGCAGTGATTGCTGCCCCAGTTCAGCACTCGGCCACGTACGTCGCCGCCAACCGTGGAGCTGTCCACAAGGCCCCACTCGCCGGACATGCCGTCAACCAGAAGTCGCTGAACCTGGCCCCGGCTCCGGGAACTCTGTAA
- the LOC120419654 gene encoding adult cuticle protein 1-like — protein MKCIAAVVLVALAVAEASYIPYAHQGYVVASAVTYAGHYGGPTVVQSNDPHSWAYASAVHNAYQAPIVSAYNNHWNVPAAVTYNSGHYYDNYHHGHSAAVIAAPVQHSATYVAANRGAVHKAPLAGHAVNQKSLNLAPAPGTL, from the exons ATGAAG TGCATCGCAGCAGTTGTCCTGGTGGCCCTTGCCGTCGCCGAAGCTTCCTACATCCCGTACGCCCACCAGGGATACGTCGTAGCCTCGGCAGTGACCTACGCCGGCCATTACGGTGGACCAACAGTCGTCCAGTCCAACGATCCTCACAGCTGGGCCTACGCCTCGGCCGTCCACAATGCCTACCAAGCCCCAATTGTCTCCGCCTACAACAACCACTGGAACGTCCCGGCGGCCGTGACCTACAACTCTGGCCACTACTACGATAACTACCATCATGGACACTCCGCTGCCGTGATCGCTGCCCCAGTTCAGCACTCGGCCACGTACGTCGCCGCCAACCGTGGAGCTGTTCACAAGGCCCCACTCGCCGGACATGCCGTCAACCAGAAGTCGCTGAACCTGGCCCCGGCTCCGGGAACGCTGTAA
- the LOC120419641 gene encoding adult cuticle protein 1-like encodes MKCIAAVVLVALAVAEASYIPYAHQGYGVSPAVTYVGHYGGLTVVQSNDYHHGWAAAPIVSAYNNHWNVPAAVTYNSGHYYDNYHHGHSAAVIAAPVQHSATYVAANRGAVHKAPLAGHAVNQKSLNLAPAPGTW; translated from the exons ATGAAG TGCATCGCAGCAGTTGTCCTGGTGGCCCTTGCCGTCGCCGAAGCATCCTACATCCCGTACGCCCACCAGGGATACGGCGTATCCCCGGCAGTGACCTACGTCGGTCATTACGGTGGACTGACTGTTGTTCAGTCCAACGACTACCACCACGGATGGGCTGCGGCTCCAATTGTCTCGGCCTACAACAACCACTGGAACGTCCCAGCTGCCGTGACCTACAACTCTGGCCACTACTACGATAACTACCATCATGGACACTCCGCTGCCGTGATCGCTGCCCCAGTTCAGCACTCGGCCACGTACGTCGCCGCCAACCGTGGAGCTGTCCACAAGGCACCACTCGCCGGACATGCCGTCAACCAGAAGTCGCTGAACCTGGCCCCGGCTCCGGGAACTTGGTAA
- the LOC120419656 gene encoding adult cuticle protein 1-like, whose amino-acid sequence MKCIAAVVLVALAVAEASYIPYAHQGYAVAPAVTYAGHYGGPTVVQSNDPHSWAYASAVHNAYQAPIVSAYNNHWNVPAAVTYNSGHYYDNYHHGHSAVIAAPVQHSATYVAANRGAVHKAPLVGHAINQKSLNLAPAPGTL is encoded by the exons atGAAG TGCATCGCAGCAGTTGTCCTGGTGGCCCTTGCCGTCGCCGAAGCTTCCTACATCCCGTACGCCCACCAGGGATACGCCGTAGCCCCGGCAGTGACCTACGCCGGCCATTACGGTGGACCAACCGTCGTCCAGTCCAACGACCCTCACAGCTGGGCATACGCCTCGGCCGTCCACAATGCCTACCAAGCCCCAATTGTCTCGGCCTACAACAACCACTGGAACGTCCCGGCGGCCGTGACCTACAACTCTGGCCACTACTACGATAACTACCATCATGGACATTCCGCAGTGATTGCTGCCCCAGTTCAGCACTCGGCCACGTACGTCGCCGCAAACCGTGGAGCTGTCCACAAGGCACCACTCGTCGGACATGCCATCAACCAGAAGTCACTGAACCTGGCTCCAGCTCCAGGAACTCTGTAA